In the Myxococcus fulvus genome, one interval contains:
- a CDS encoding carbohydrate-binding domain-containing protein, translated as MSATPSRPWSLAVAVLASFVAGCLGEATLDMQGLPGPGNPNPQPPPVQQDGTLDCDLDRVPAGVTLASIASDFEREVHPALVRQVSGCISCHATTSGRLFKVGLNGVENFYAIRAAGYLTPASGSMLSRLVTTDESARMPRGEPAWNAREIAAVAALTCQLKAVETRQPSSRPDEEFPPALLEPYRGPAVATYDNPFLGFEQLKGKVKAVFNDDWVRGGQDRFAQNVGLLGGVDYKDHFVEARVATADFFLGLDDLSRDVCLTAATNKTGPFTGLDLTWPLTDIPAPTTKTYEMEAAARDGTTIPAGTQILASTGGKSGSTGWNLYTTGTLTTLQPYVFPASATYRFTVKAKGDLCGPDLPNMQLKVDGVLVKEWSVGNNTAYADFVHTQAVAAGDHILTVGFTNDYGETGVCDRNLHVDALVVYGPTEAATGTQRADAAKAKVDTLYRRMLYRASTPEERANGYALVTDLLGIEANATKAWSGLCEGLMRAPDFLFTLPPSYERFTGKERERLLLVKLAMDLLGRPPSAQDFTALEGGQKSWEAMVDGYLASADFRTNYFKRMRVRTESEGTPDTDEPARLWTFLVEQERPFEELLTGDYSVDSSFQQVTRPTQHGKTGVLTMKGFIKNKPGLPHYNYAARVMTDFMGTMYEVPAEVFDMRGAATASSTVDPSSICYSCHQTLTPLAHQRLRWDDEGNYRTQDEQGVALDDTDRNLAATYAFKGQGMEAFATQAVKKEAFVRRTLNAQFALLFGREMRHEQDERVIYKRLWDVSHEHDGNLKAVLKTLATSPEYLRQ; from the coding sequence ATGAGCGCTACCCCCTCGCGCCCGTGGAGCCTCGCCGTGGCAGTGCTCGCGTCGTTCGTCGCCGGATGCCTCGGAGAGGCGACGCTCGACATGCAAGGTCTGCCGGGCCCCGGCAACCCCAACCCCCAGCCGCCGCCAGTGCAGCAGGACGGCACGCTCGACTGTGATTTGGACCGGGTGCCGGCGGGCGTGACGCTCGCGAGCATCGCCTCCGACTTCGAGCGCGAGGTGCACCCGGCCCTGGTGCGCCAGGTGTCCGGCTGCATCTCCTGTCACGCGACGACGAGCGGCCGGCTCTTCAAGGTGGGCCTCAACGGCGTGGAGAACTTCTACGCCATCCGCGCCGCCGGCTACCTCACGCCCGCGTCGGGCTCCATGCTGTCGCGCCTGGTGACGACGGACGAGAGCGCGCGCATGCCGCGCGGCGAGCCGGCGTGGAACGCGCGCGAAATCGCCGCGGTGGCCGCGCTCACCTGTCAGCTCAAGGCGGTGGAGACGCGCCAGCCCTCGTCGCGTCCGGACGAGGAGTTCCCGCCGGCGCTGCTGGAGCCCTACCGGGGCCCGGCCGTCGCCACGTATGACAATCCCTTCCTGGGCTTCGAGCAGCTCAAGGGCAAGGTGAAGGCCGTCTTCAACGACGACTGGGTGCGCGGCGGACAGGACCGCTTCGCGCAGAACGTGGGCCTGCTCGGGGGCGTGGACTACAAGGACCACTTCGTCGAGGCGCGCGTCGCCACGGCCGACTTCTTCCTGGGCCTGGATGACCTGTCGCGCGACGTGTGCCTCACGGCCGCCACCAACAAGACGGGCCCCTTCACGGGCCTGGACCTGACCTGGCCGCTGACGGACATCCCCGCGCCCACGACGAAGACGTATGAGATGGAGGCCGCCGCGCGCGATGGCACCACCATCCCCGCGGGCACGCAGATCCTCGCGAGCACCGGCGGCAAGTCCGGCAGCACGGGCTGGAACCTCTACACCACCGGCACCCTCACCACGCTGCAGCCCTACGTCTTCCCCGCGTCCGCCACCTACCGCTTCACGGTGAAGGCCAAGGGCGACCTCTGCGGCCCGGACCTGCCGAACATGCAGCTCAAGGTGGATGGCGTGCTGGTGAAGGAGTGGAGCGTCGGCAACAACACGGCCTACGCGGACTTCGTGCACACGCAGGCCGTGGCCGCCGGGGACCACATCCTCACGGTGGGCTTCACCAACGACTACGGCGAGACGGGCGTCTGCGACCGCAACCTGCACGTGGACGCGCTCGTGGTGTACGGCCCCACGGAGGCCGCCACCGGCACCCAGCGCGCGGACGCGGCGAAGGCCAAGGTGGACACGCTCTACCGGCGGATGCTGTACCGCGCGTCCACCCCCGAGGAGCGCGCCAATGGCTACGCGCTGGTGACCGACCTGTTGGGCATCGAGGCCAACGCCACCAAGGCCTGGAGCGGCCTGTGCGAGGGGCTGATGCGCGCGCCCGACTTCCTCTTCACGCTGCCGCCCTCGTACGAGCGCTTCACGGGCAAGGAGCGCGAGCGACTGCTGCTGGTGAAGCTGGCCATGGACCTGCTGGGCAGGCCGCCGTCCGCGCAGGACTTCACCGCGCTGGAGGGAGGACAGAAGTCGTGGGAGGCCATGGTGGACGGCTACCTGGCCTCGGCGGACTTCCGGACGAACTACTTCAAGCGCATGCGCGTGCGCACCGAGAGCGAGGGCACGCCCGACACGGACGAGCCCGCGCGGCTGTGGACCTTCCTGGTCGAGCAGGAGCGGCCCTTCGAGGAGCTGCTCACCGGTGACTACTCGGTGGATTCGAGCTTCCAGCAGGTGACGCGCCCCACGCAGCACGGCAAGACGGGCGTGCTCACGATGAAGGGCTTCATCAAGAACAAGCCGGGCCTGCCGCACTACAATTATGCGGCGCGCGTGATGACGGACTTCATGGGCACGATGTACGAGGTCCCCGCCGAGGTCTTCGACATGCGCGGCGCGGCCACCGCGTCCTCCACCGTGGACCCCAGCAGCATCTGCTACTCCTGCCACCAGACGCTCACCCCGCTGGCGCACCAGCGCCTGCGCTGGGACGACGAGGGCAACTACCGCACCCAGGACGAGCAGGGCGTCGCGCTGGACGACACGGACCGCAATCTCGCCGCCACCTACGCCTTCAAGGGCCAGGGCATGGAGGCCTTCGCCACGCAGGCGGTGAAGAAGGAGGCCTTCGTGCGCCGCACGCTCAACGCCCAGTTCGCCCTCCTGTTCGGCCGCGAGATGCGCCACGAGCAAGACGAGCGCGTCATCTACAAGCGCCTGTGGGACGTCAGCCACGAGCACGACGGCAACCTCAAGGCCGTGCTCAAGACGCTCGCCACCTCCCCCGAATACCTGCGCCAGTAG
- a CDS encoding DUF1501 domain-containing protein — protein sequence MNRRRFLAGAAAGAAISTLDWLRFFRAFGVPGTKKELGFAEAAAAEADNPRFLIYWFQEGGWDGYSMFNPVHTPNDSIRVIPAGELRPTPSWTNHRYRPKGYGASPLDPPRTQGNIQYGYLAQDGLDLFPDLAVVSSHNGNTFHSGGRWEYHYGKYSASLSGKRNADERTVMQAFCEAYGTGFLLPHVSWHRWLSDGELSIPSYPEGTGYYEKLGPVHAHTLYGKTPAAMRERLASLGNVAQGQRDARIRQFTDSLQASFLAEKNSESVRAFNSALQIHRALTAGGSINLDPRTLFTDPTLRAEFGITAADEATDSSSINGNPARTKETPNTNVQALMTYEMMTKGLSIGFFIENRGLRQFDTHRDRRSIMNNKGQTEQRDMMRRNLWNPLKALVAKLKATPYGTTGKSYYDFTTIVLASEMGRTIQGDVEGIIAKAGVTDAQKYEEIMLQDCCQHWRVNSVAFLGGTVRGNTQYGRVGSASLDGIPMMPNGTLDPAYDADTGLLVPGRTKNATSFVSDAGHVYATALHLSGLDPAALKAAGKGRNDRPPMTFIKR from the coding sequence ATGAACCGCCGCCGATTCCTCGCGGGCGCCGCCGCGGGCGCCGCCATCAGCACCCTGGACTGGCTCCGCTTCTTCCGCGCCTTCGGAGTGCCCGGGACGAAGAAGGAGCTGGGCTTCGCCGAGGCCGCCGCCGCCGAGGCCGACAACCCCCGCTTCCTCATCTACTGGTTCCAGGAGGGAGGCTGGGACGGGTACTCGATGTTCAACCCCGTCCACACGCCCAACGACTCCATCCGCGTCATCCCCGCGGGCGAGCTGCGCCCCACGCCGTCGTGGACGAACCACCGCTACCGCCCCAAGGGCTACGGCGCCTCGCCGCTGGACCCGCCGAGGACGCAGGGCAACATCCAGTACGGCTATCTGGCCCAGGACGGCCTGGACCTGTTCCCGGACCTGGCGGTGGTGTCCAGCCACAACGGCAACACCTTCCACTCGGGCGGACGGTGGGAGTACCACTACGGCAAGTACAGCGCGTCCCTGTCCGGCAAGCGCAACGCGGACGAGCGCACGGTGATGCAGGCGTTCTGCGAGGCGTACGGCACGGGCTTCCTGCTGCCCCACGTCTCGTGGCACCGGTGGCTGTCCGACGGTGAGCTGTCCATCCCGTCCTATCCCGAGGGCACCGGCTACTACGAGAAGCTGGGCCCGGTGCACGCGCACACGCTCTACGGCAAGACGCCCGCGGCGATGCGCGAGCGGCTGGCGTCGCTGGGCAACGTGGCGCAGGGCCAGCGCGACGCGCGCATCCGCCAGTTCACCGACAGCCTGCAGGCGAGCTTCCTGGCGGAGAAGAACAGCGAGTCGGTGCGCGCCTTCAACTCCGCGCTCCAGATTCACCGCGCGCTGACGGCCGGCGGCAGCATCAACCTGGACCCGCGCACGCTGTTCACCGACCCCACGCTGCGCGCCGAGTTCGGAATCACGGCGGCGGACGAGGCCACCGACTCCTCGTCCATCAACGGCAACCCCGCGCGCACCAAGGAGACGCCGAACACCAACGTCCAGGCGTTGATGACGTACGAGATGATGACGAAGGGGCTGTCCATCGGCTTCTTCATCGAGAACCGCGGCCTGCGCCAGTTCGACACGCACCGCGACCGCCGCTCCATCATGAACAACAAGGGCCAGACGGAGCAGCGCGACATGATGCGCAGGAACCTCTGGAACCCGCTCAAGGCGCTGGTGGCGAAGCTCAAGGCCACGCCCTACGGCACCACCGGCAAGAGCTACTACGACTTCACCACCATCGTGCTCGCCTCGGAGATGGGCCGCACGATTCAGGGCGACGTGGAGGGCATCATCGCCAAGGCGGGCGTGACGGACGCGCAGAAGTACGAGGAGATCATGCTCCAGGACTGCTGCCAGCACTGGCGCGTCAACAGCGTGGCCTTCCTGGGCGGCACCGTGCGCGGCAACACGCAGTACGGCCGCGTGGGCAGCGCGTCACTGGATGGCATCCCGATGATGCCCAACGGCACGCTGGACCCCGCGTACGACGCGGACACGGGCCTGCTGGTGCCGGGGCGGACCAAGAACGCCACCAGCTTCGTGTCCGACGCGGGCCACGTCTACGCGACGGCGCTCCACCTGTCCGGGTTGGACCCGGCGGCGCTCAAGGCCGCGGGCAAGGGCAGGAACGACCGCCCGCCCATGACGTTCATCAAGCGCTGA
- a CDS encoding Rdx family protein: MADKKVTITYCNSUGYKPRAARAAVALKDELDVEAELKPGPSGSYEVAVDGKVVIRKASLAFPTDQEVVDAVARVLDA; this comes from the coding sequence ATGGCCGACAAGAAGGTCACGATTACGTACTGCAACTCCTGAGGCTACAAGCCCAGGGCCGCCCGTGCGGCGGTCGCGTTGAAGGACGAGTTGGATGTGGAGGCGGAGCTGAAGCCCGGGCCGTCGGGCAGCTACGAGGTCGCGGTCGACGGCAAGGTGGTCATCCGGAAGGCGTCGCTGGCCTTCCCCACGGACCAGGAGGTGGTGGACGCGGTGGCGCGCGTCCTCGACGCCTGA
- a CDS encoding pyridoxal phosphate-dependent decarboxylase family protein, with amino-acid sequence MTDFRERVAAAYDVESFRREGQRLVDTLADYLAQAERGEGLPVLPWAAPAVSVDRFPAAFPEEPTGDFAELVARVLSGSNHLHHPRYVGHQVTAPVPLAALCDAVSSLLNNGMAVYEMGPVSTAMERNVLRWMAARLGLPETADGVLTSGGSLGNLTALLAARQAKAGYDAWNEGAHAGPPLAVLVPASAHYSLSRAIRVMGWGQGGAIPVAVDERFRLRPDALGPALESATRQGRKVIAVVASAGSTATGAFDPLEPVADFCERHGLWFHVDAAHGASAALSAAHRHQVRGIARADSVVWDAHKGLLMPALVTAVLFRDGARSFESFAQEASYLFGDTERPWSDVALRTMECTKEMMALKLYACLSVLGTRLFADAVTESYALTRRFAERLSQAGDFQVPVPPDCNILCFRHTPEHVPPEAWDALQGRLRERLVTRGDFYLVQTKLPQGVFLRVTVINPLTTDADLDALMEALRTAARR; translated from the coding sequence ATGACGGACTTTCGTGAGCGCGTCGCCGCCGCCTATGACGTCGAGTCCTTCCGCCGCGAGGGCCAGCGGCTGGTGGACACGCTGGCGGACTACCTGGCCCAGGCCGAGCGCGGCGAGGGCCTCCCGGTGTTACCCTGGGCCGCGCCCGCGGTGAGCGTGGACCGCTTCCCCGCCGCCTTCCCCGAGGAGCCCACGGGCGACTTCGCGGAGCTGGTGGCGCGCGTGCTCTCCGGCTCCAACCACCTGCACCACCCACGCTACGTGGGCCACCAGGTGACGGCCCCCGTGCCGCTCGCCGCGCTGTGCGACGCCGTCTCCTCGCTGCTCAACAACGGCATGGCCGTGTACGAGATGGGCCCCGTCTCCACCGCCATGGAGCGCAACGTGCTGCGCTGGATGGCGGCGCGGCTGGGCCTGCCGGAGACGGCGGACGGCGTGCTCACCTCGGGCGGCTCCCTGGGCAACCTCACCGCCCTGCTCGCGGCCCGCCAGGCCAAGGCCGGCTATGACGCGTGGAACGAGGGCGCCCACGCGGGGCCGCCGCTCGCGGTGCTGGTGCCCGCCTCCGCCCACTACAGCCTGTCGCGCGCCATCCGCGTCATGGGCTGGGGCCAGGGCGGCGCCATCCCCGTCGCCGTGGACGAGCGCTTCCGCCTGCGCCCCGACGCGCTCGGCCCCGCGCTGGAGTCCGCCACGCGACAGGGCCGCAAGGTCATCGCCGTCGTCGCCAGCGCGGGCTCCACCGCCACCGGCGCGTTCGACCCGCTGGAGCCCGTGGCGGACTTCTGCGAGCGCCACGGCCTGTGGTTCCACGTGGACGCCGCGCACGGCGCCTCCGCCGCGCTCAGCGCCGCCCACCGCCACCAGGTGCGCGGAATCGCCCGCGCGGACTCCGTCGTCTGGGACGCGCACAAGGGCCTGCTCATGCCCGCGCTGGTGACGGCGGTGCTCTTCCGCGACGGCGCGCGCTCCTTCGAGTCCTTCGCCCAGGAGGCCAGCTACCTCTTCGGCGACACCGAGCGCCCGTGGAGCGACGTGGCCCTGCGCACGATGGAGTGCACCAAGGAGATGATGGCGCTCAAGCTGTACGCGTGCCTGAGCGTGCTGGGCACCCGCCTGTTCGCCGACGCGGTGACGGAGTCCTACGCCCTCACCCGCCGCTTCGCCGAGCGGCTCTCCCAGGCCGGCGACTTCCAGGTCCCCGTCCCGCCCGACTGCAACATCCTCTGCTTCCGCCATACCCCCGAGCACGTGCCGCCCGAGGCCTGGGACGCGCTGCAGGGCCGCCTGCGCGAGCGGCTGGTGACGCGCGGAGACTTCTACCTGGTGCAGACGAAGCTGCCCCAGGGCGTGTTCCTGCGCGTCACCGTCATCAACCCGCTCACCACCGACGCGGACCTGGACGCCTTGATGGAGGCGCTCAGGACGGCAGCTCGACGGTGA
- a CDS encoding ATP-binding response regulator: protein MNDQLGHAVRGAVSLERFSQLTEGLRDFFYGAWNMPHGHCYLWKQDLVAMHVLSDTLIGAAYFFISLTLYALVRRARLPFGGMILSFGVFIGACGLTHLMEVWNVWYSAYYLGGGIKVVTAVASVATGMYLVPLRGRVVEVTEAARLSEERRVQLEKSSRELETLYAKLKASEAQRTGFFANVSHELRTPLTLILGPVDRLLQQGTLPDAAHRDLEVVRRNARVLLRHVNALLDVAKLDAGQMRLSYEEVDLARLVRLGAENFEGLVAERQLDFALELPAMLPAQVDPEKVERVVLNLLSNAAKFTPEGGHIRVAVSAESGQGRLVVEDSGPGVPVEQRESIFERFRQGDAATTRDTGGTGLGLAIARDFVALHEGRIWVEERPGGGARFVVELPLLAPTGVKLAARADAPAHEVDVEAAQAELDVLRPPAREVVVATRADDSSRPRVLVVEDTQEMRRYVVDTLAKDFQVATAEDGLEGLAKAERMMPDVIVSDLMMPRMGGDQLVRAVRTRPGLESTPILLLTARADDALRVDLLRGGAQDYVVKPFVSEELVARVTNLAVMKRTREVLQGLLAARSVDLEAMARELGMRKRQLEVALETTERASASRSTLLQLVSHELRTPLSVLQLTQHALQRELGGLPPRALDMFDRMHRSTLRLRDMVEMVLQYNQLEEGRLVVRRETVDLGEVVDEVVEEARLEARRKGLALEWDRPRGQAVARTDPRIVQMVLLNLVSNAVKYTEQGGVSVAVEARPQGWRLRVRDTGPGIPRSEQAHIFEPFSHLEPLEHKSKPGVGLGLTLVREMVSVLGGVVSVASEPGVGSEFTVELPS from the coding sequence ATGAACGACCAGCTCGGACATGCGGTGCGCGGCGCTGTTTCCCTGGAGCGGTTCTCCCAACTCACAGAGGGTCTTCGGGACTTCTTCTACGGTGCCTGGAACATGCCGCACGGGCACTGCTACCTGTGGAAACAGGACCTGGTGGCGATGCATGTCCTGTCGGACACGCTCATCGGCGCGGCGTACTTCTTCATCTCGCTGACGCTGTACGCGCTGGTGCGGCGGGCGCGGCTGCCCTTCGGGGGGATGATTCTGTCGTTCGGGGTCTTCATCGGCGCGTGTGGGCTGACGCACCTGATGGAGGTGTGGAACGTCTGGTATTCGGCCTACTACCTGGGGGGCGGCATCAAGGTGGTGACGGCGGTGGCCTCGGTGGCCACGGGCATGTACCTGGTGCCGCTGCGCGGGCGGGTGGTGGAGGTGACGGAGGCGGCGCGGCTGTCGGAGGAGCGCCGGGTGCAACTGGAGAAGAGCTCCCGGGAGCTGGAGACGCTGTACGCGAAGCTGAAGGCCTCCGAGGCCCAGCGCACCGGCTTCTTCGCCAACGTCAGCCATGAGCTGCGCACGCCGCTGACGCTCATCCTGGGGCCGGTGGACCGGCTGCTCCAGCAGGGCACGCTGCCGGACGCGGCGCACCGGGATTTGGAGGTGGTGCGCCGCAACGCGCGCGTGCTGCTGAGGCACGTCAACGCGCTGCTCGACGTGGCGAAGCTGGACGCGGGGCAGATGCGGCTGTCGTACGAGGAGGTGGACCTGGCGCGGCTGGTGCGGCTGGGCGCGGAGAACTTCGAGGGACTGGTGGCCGAGCGCCAGCTGGACTTCGCGCTGGAGCTGCCCGCGATGCTGCCGGCGCAGGTGGACCCGGAGAAGGTGGAGCGCGTGGTGCTCAACCTCCTGTCCAACGCGGCCAAGTTCACGCCCGAGGGCGGGCACATCCGCGTGGCGGTGAGCGCGGAGTCGGGCCAGGGGCGGCTGGTGGTGGAGGACAGCGGGCCGGGCGTGCCCGTCGAGCAGCGCGAGAGCATCTTCGAGCGCTTCCGTCAGGGGGACGCGGCCACCACGCGCGACACCGGGGGCACGGGGCTGGGGCTGGCCATCGCCCGGGACTTCGTGGCGCTGCACGAGGGGCGCATCTGGGTGGAGGAGCGCCCGGGTGGCGGCGCGCGCTTCGTGGTGGAGCTGCCGCTGCTCGCGCCCACGGGCGTGAAGCTCGCGGCGCGCGCGGACGCCCCGGCGCACGAGGTGGACGTCGAGGCGGCGCAGGCGGAGCTGGACGTGCTCCGGCCGCCCGCGCGCGAGGTGGTGGTGGCCACGCGGGCGGATGACTCGAGCCGGCCGCGCGTGCTGGTGGTGGAGGACACCCAGGAGATGCGCCGCTACGTGGTGGACACGCTGGCGAAGGACTTCCAGGTGGCCACCGCGGAGGACGGCCTGGAGGGGTTGGCGAAGGCGGAGCGGATGATGCCGGACGTCATCGTCAGCGACTTGATGATGCCGCGCATGGGGGGAGACCAGCTGGTGCGCGCGGTGCGCACGCGCCCGGGGCTGGAGTCCACGCCCATCCTGCTGCTCACCGCGCGCGCGGATGACGCGCTGCGGGTGGACCTGCTGCGGGGCGGCGCGCAGGACTACGTGGTGAAGCCCTTCGTGTCCGAGGAGCTGGTGGCGCGGGTGACGAACCTGGCCGTGATGAAGCGCACGCGCGAGGTGCTGCAGGGGCTGCTCGCCGCGCGCTCGGTGGACCTGGAGGCGATGGCGCGCGAATTGGGCATGCGCAAGCGGCAGCTGGAGGTGGCGCTGGAGACCACCGAGCGCGCCAGCGCGTCGCGCAGCACGCTGCTGCAGTTGGTGTCGCACGAGCTGCGCACGCCGCTGTCGGTGTTGCAGCTCACCCAGCACGCGCTGCAGCGGGAGCTGGGAGGGCTGCCGCCCCGGGCGCTGGACATGTTCGACCGGATGCACCGCTCCACGCTGCGGCTGCGCGACATGGTGGAGATGGTGCTCCAGTACAACCAGCTGGAGGAGGGCCGGCTGGTGGTGCGGCGCGAGACGGTGGACCTGGGCGAGGTGGTGGACGAGGTGGTGGAGGAGGCGCGGCTGGAGGCGCGGCGCAAGGGGCTGGCGCTCGAGTGGGACCGGCCCCGGGGGCAGGCGGTGGCGCGCACGGACCCGCGCATCGTCCAGATGGTGCTGCTCAACCTGGTGTCCAACGCGGTGAAGTACACCGAGCAGGGCGGGGTGTCGGTGGCGGTGGAGGCGCGGCCCCAGGGCTGGCGCCTCAGGGTGCGCGACACCGGGCCGGGCATCCCCCGCTCCGAGCAGGCCCACATCTTCGAGCCCTTCTCACACCTGGAGCCGCTGGAGCACAAGTCCAAGCCGGGCGTGGGGCTGGGGCTGACGCTGGTGCGGGAGATGGTGTCGGTGCTGGGCGGCGTCGTCTCGGTGGCGTCCGAGCCCGGCGTCGGCAGCGAGTTCACCGTCGAGCTGCCGTCCTGA